TGTATTAACCGATGTTCATGAAGATACTCCTTTAGTGGAGGTATCTAGTGTTGTTGATGTCCTACAGACCCCCGCATTTTTATGCCGCCAAACGAATTTTATTCAAAAAGTAGCGGCAATGAATAAGCCTGTAAACATCAAAAAAGGCCAGTTTTTAGCACCTTGGGAAATGCAACATGTTATTGCGAAAGCTAAGGCCGGGGGCAATGAGCAAATTATGGCGTGTGAGCGAGGCGTGAGTTTCGGTTACAACAATTTAGTGTCTGATATGCGTTCTTTAGCTATTATGCGTGAGACGGGCTGTCCAGTAGTTTATGACGCGACCCACTCAGTCCAGCTTCCTGGTGGAAATAATGGAGTTTCAGGGGGGCAACGAGAGTTTGTGCCTGTTCTTGCTCGTGCTGCAGTAGCGGCAGGTATTTCGGGTATTTTTATGGAAACCCACCCTAATCCAGATCAGGCTTTAAGTGATGGTCCTAATAGTTGGCCTTTAGAGAAGATGAAGCCATTATTAGAATCGTTAATGGCTATTGATACGGTATTTAAAAAGACCGGTGAAATTCTGTAGTGAATGTAGCTTGTTACATGACGTATATGGAAAATCGAATTACCGTGGCTTGACCACGGTTTCCAACTCTACCTTGTTTCTCACTCTGAACTTATGGATACCGCGGTTGAGCCGCGGTAATTCGTGAGTATTATTAGCAACTATATTACTATCTTTGAGGTTGTATCGTAGAATCAATCACTGATCCTTGATCTTCATCGGGTTTTTGCTCCTGAACCTGTGGTGCAGCATTTATAGTTAAACCAGCAACATTCTCTTTCAATGTTGATGCTGAGTCATTGAAAAAGGTATAGCGACCAGTGGCTACACGGTTCACACCAGCAGCTACGACGTAACCCACAAGTAATAAGGAAAGAGCCAGGATTATATTTGAAATAATATGTCTAAACCTTTCATGCTTGTCTAATTCGGCTCTGGGCTTTAATAACTCCCTGGTACACTCACTTTTAAAATCAGCAAGCGCTTCTTCCTCATTCTCAGTTGGATTATTGCCATATTGGCTAATAATACCCCTAAGAGCTGAAATTAATTGCCCAGCTTCCTCCTCTGCCTGTGCAGTCTTCGGCCCTTTTTTGGCTAAATCCTTCTTCAGTTTTTCCAGGTCCTCAATATCGCTCAGAATCGGAGCAATTCTCGCCATACGTGCTTGAGCCGTTTGTCCTTGTTTCAGTAGTTGTTCATATCGTTTTCTTGCTTCTTCAATTTCAGCTTGAAGTCTTTGTTGTGTTTCTAAATGTGCGTTAGTGAGCTGTTGTTGCTGTAATTTATAGCTTGCAAACTCTTGTTCAAGTTGAATTCTGTTTTCTTTTTCTTGTGCCAATAATCCTAGTTGCTCATCCATTGCAGCTTGCGAATGCAATTTAGGTGCTTGGCTTAAAATGACACGACATTGTTTAATCTGTTGATCTAATTCTTTAACCTTTTCTGCACTAATCCCTGATACAGGATTGGATACGATTATGCTCACCCCTAAATCAATTTCAGTTACTGACAATGAGTCATCCTGGGGTTGGAGTAATAAAGAGAGTTGCTCTTCTAAATCCAAAAGAAACTTGGAAATTCCTGAGTCTTTATTAATATAATCTGATTCAAAGTATTGTTTGATTGCAACTATTTTTTGCACCAGCTCATTTCGTTCTTCTTGCAACTCTTCAAAGCGTGCTTTTAACATTAATTCTTGATGCGCCGCATTTAGCCCATTATCAAGACTAAGTTGTAATTTAAATAGTTTCTCAATACGCGCAATCGCTTCTTTATATTGCGTAGGTATTGACTCGTTATCTTGAATTTGTTCGATTAGATTTCTAAACTCTTCATAAGAGTCGACATCACCTTTCTGGAGTTTTTTAATAAGTTCTAATAACCCATCTTGTAATATTTGAAATTCTAGTTGCTGTGGTTGGCTTAAACCGCTGTTTTTGATGAATGTACTATAAACACGCTGCAAATAAGCTTTAAAATCAAGTGCAACATAACTTTTGCATTCTTGTTCTTGGGAGCTGGCCGTTGTTGGTTTTTTCAAAAGGTGTTGTAATAGCTCTGCCTCTGATTTTTTCGCTGCTGCTTGTTTGAGCTGATCTAAGAAGCTTTTAATCGCAGGCCAATTTTTATTAGTTAAAGTAACTTGCATTGCACCATATTTTTCAGGTGGGAAGCAACCTTTTTCTAAAACGAGTTTAGCTTGATATACAGGGTCGCTAAAATATAATGATGCAGCTGCAGTATATACGTCAGAGGCTCCTGTTAACGAATGTCCTTGCCCAAATTGGTCATTATTCTGTTGTTCTTCTTCACTGTATGTCGGATGTCCGGTGAATAATTCTAAAATAGATGCCGCAGGTGCACTTTGCTCCAACCCAACCATTAATAAATTATTGGAATCATTTTTGTGAAAATAAACATGGCCACTAAATCCATTGGAAGAAATCGTTTTGCCATAGAAATTCTTCTTGCCCTCACCACCCATTGCTATATTGACCCCAAAATCGCGAGGTGTATTTAACATAGAGGGTAATTGTCCGCGCAAGCCTATAATAAGTCCTTTACCTTCAACAATAGTCTCTTCAGAATTGCGATATACATTATGAGTTGCTGAGCGGGAAAATACAGAATTTGATGAGTCAGGAGCTGGAAAATAGCTTAATAATTCGGCTCTATTAGCTTCAGAAAGATCCTGATAATCTAGAATAATACGGCTGGCATGCGACAAATAATCAGCAATTGTTAATTTATCATTTGGTGCTTGTAATTCATCAGATGAAGAAAAGGCCGAGCGAGTTTTAAAATCACCAGCAGCAACACAGGCACTTAATAATTGCATGATTTGCGTGCCTACATCAGTGGGTTTATTGTGTAAAAACGTATTGGCCCACTGACTAGCGACTGTTTGTTGGTCCTGATCAATAGTTGATGCTACTATGTCTAGTTTTTTATCGGTCATTTTTGTACTTTCTAAAGGCAATAATAATTAATAATAACAAACGGAGCTTAAGAAAATATTATGAAGTGCTTTTTTTATTTTCTTTTTGCTCCTTTTAGGCATAGTGAATAGTAATTATTTTTTACAATGTTTGTCAATTTAATTTAAAATGAAAAAAAAGTGTAAATTAGAGCGCGTGCCCATTTTATTTAATATTTGGTTAATATTTAGTGATCTAAGCTAATGCATATAGGTTTACTAAGTGGTAATTATTATGCAAGAAAAGGGTGATGGTGTTCATAACCGAGTAAATAGAATTATTGCGTATATTGAAAGAAATTTGCCAAGTCCAGATGATGCGGTTAATACACATTCTATTTATATTAAATCTTTATTAAAACAAAGCTTTGCGGGAAGTGGTCGTGATGAAATTAATATTGCTAAGCTTTATGAAGCGATTCATTACATTGAAACCATGAAAATCCGAACTCCACCCTCTTTCTTTTCTAGGCAAAATGAAAAACTTATGACCATGGCTGATAAGATGGTCCAAAAGGGAGAATACATCCTTCCTGTTCATGAGCGAGCACAAAAAGCGATTAGTGTCATTTCTTCAGCCGGTCCTGTTCCCGTTAAAGCTGAAAAACATTTTGGTGCGATACATCATGCCTTGGTTGAATTGGTTTCTGCGCGTTATCAGTTTTTAAAAAATGAAGAGAAGCACGAAAAAGTTAAAAAGGCTTCTTTGAGCTGGAGTTATAATTATCCACTTGATGATGAGTTAGGTGAGGTAATGAATCAAAGCATAGGAGAATGGCAGGCACATCACACGCCAATGAAGGCTGAGCCTACAAAAGCTTATAAAGACTTTAAGCGTGATATATGTATTCGTGGGATTACTGCTGCAACTGATACAGAAGTGGATGACGTATTAGATTATCTGGTTAAGGGCAGTTCATATTCATTAGAAGAGCAAAAAGCTATAAAGCGATGGTTGCAATCTAATGGTGGGCAGGATATGAATCGCTTTTTAGATTTATTATTAATGAGTGGTGAGTTTACTCCAAATCCTTCTTCCTTGGTAAATACAGAAAGTCTGGAGCAGGGGTGGACTATTGAAAAGGGTAAAGTAGTGTTTTCCTATGAGTCTGTCATTTATTCGATTAATATAGATGGTGATGTAATGGTGGATAATGGTAAAGGCCAATTAGTAATTGAAGAAAACCCTGAAACAATAAAAAATAAATCTGGCAATTATTCTGTTCCTCCTTTAATGAGAGTTAAAAGTAAAATTGAATTAAATATCAATGAAGGGGTAGTGACTCCATCAATTACTGCATTAAACGTTCAAAGTTACAATTCTGAATTGTTAAATCCAGAATCAAAAATATTGAACGATACGCAATTTTCAATGTATAATAAGTAATTCATTTATTAAAAATATGAACAAGATATGGAT
Above is a genomic segment from Legionella lytica containing:
- the kdsA gene encoding 3-deoxy-8-phosphooctulonate synthase produces the protein MKLCGFEVGLNKPLFLIAGPCVIESEGLALETAGYLKELCSELNIPFIYKSSFDKANRSSLSSYRGPGFEKGLAILEKVKAQIGVPVLTDVHEDTPLVEVSSVVDVLQTPAFLCRQTNFIQKVAAMNKPVNIKKGQFLAPWEMQHVIAKAKAGGNEQIMACERGVSFGYNNLVSDMRSLAIMRETGCPVVYDATHSVQLPGGNNGVSGGQREFVPVLARAAVAAGISGIFMETHPNPDQALSDGPNSWPLEKMKPLLESLMAIDTVFKKTGEIL